In Struthio camelus isolate bStrCam1 chromosome 20, bStrCam1.hap1, whole genome shotgun sequence, the DNA window AGATCACAGTAGCTCTCCTCCCACAAAGGACTTTGCACAGGCCTCCTAGTGCTCCACCAGGGAGGGAGGCACCAGTGTCTAGCAAGGGCTGGGCCCACACTCCCAACTCCCCACGGAGTTAGAAGATCTAACCACTCACCCACCTGCCCACTGGCACAAAACTGGCAGGGAAATGACTTCTCTGAGCCCCTGACCCTTCAGATTCAGTCAAAATGGATCATAGGGTTGCAAAGCAATGAAAGGGAAGGCTGGACTGACACACAAACGCACTGCCACGCTGACCTGGTCTCCACAGACCGCTTGGCTAAAAGCAGCTTTATTGGCAATAAGTTAAGCACAGTCAGTCTTTTAATTACATCATGAtataaaagttctttaaaaaaacccCTAATTCATGGCAAGTGGGGTACTTGGGTGGCCCTGCCAGCAGGGAAAGCAGTAGAGGCCCAGCACATCCAGGGTGCAGTAAAATCACTACCAGCCACAGATGTGGTTCAAAACCCTCCCTGTAGGACACTCATCAGGGGGATGGGACAGCAGAGGTCAGGAATCTTCAAAGTCCACTCCAGATGGTGCCTTCTTGCTagaaggggatggagggatggtcGCAGGCTGTAATACCCAAAAGCTAACCTGAAGCCACGTACCCTGCTCCCACACAGCCATAGAGCAGAATCCACTGGAACTCCACGCAGTCCAGCTCCCGCCCCAGGTCTTGGAGCAGCACTTACCTTTTGAAACCAGGGTTAATGAGAGACTCTCCTGGGACTCTCCTCTTGGCTGGCAAAGTTGAGCTAGCACCTCTGTTCTTCCTGGGGCTCGGATCTGCTTCAGTCAGGGAcaaggaggaaggcaagaggtgCTGGTCAGCTGGTTGCTGTAATAGCCCCCTAAGCTCAGGGTGTGCTCCAGCTGCTCAGTTCAGCTAGCCCCAGCCCCGTGGTAGACAAGGGTCAAGCCTCATCTCATCTCACAAAGGGCCAGGAACCTATGGACCTGGCACAGCCTCCAGTTTGGAACAGCAGCAAGGTCTGAACTCATGGAGGCTAGTGAGGAACCCTGCCTGGTGATGTAAGGCATTGGAACTGAGCACAGCACCCCCCACGCACCCCCAGAGCCACTGTGCCGAGCCCTAAACTCTTCTGCACCAGGAAGGGCACCAGAAAAGCATGGGGTCAACAGCAGCCACAACAGAAGGGATTCACAGTGGTCTGGAGACCACATGGAAAGGGTAGCCAGCAGCCTCCTGGGGAAAAGAGGGCAAACAAACAGAGGGACCATGTTCTGGGAGTACATACTGGCCATTGCATACCTGGCATGAACAGCTGCTGGCTCCGGACAGTGTTCTTCTCAGGACTGCATGAAGACCCCAGAGTGCCCACTGCTGCTAAGAGGAGAACCAAAGTCAGAGCCAAAGCCAACACACCCTCAACACAGCACGCAGCATCCTCGGTCTCCCCAGCAAGCTCCCCTACACGAGCCAAAACAAGCCACATTCTCTTCCCAGCACTTCCAGTCAGGTTGCCACTGCCCCAGGGTCTTCCTAGAGCTCTAAGAGACCTCTGCAAGGCAACTTCCGGGCACAAAAGAGATCATGGTGTGGTGGCAGTCATGGAAACAAGGTTGTGTTCCCATACATAGATGCAACGCTTTCTTCTGGTCCTACATAGATCTCTGCTGCCCAAGATGGTCAGGAAGAGAACCTGGCCAGCTTTGGGAACAGGCCAGTCCAAATGGGACAAGGGTAGTACCTCTGCTGCCCAGCTAATACTACCTGCATCCTGTCTTGCCAGTCTACCCAGAACTGTGAACAGAAACAACATGAGATGATACAAGGAGAATACAGCCTCCTAACTGCCACCTCACATGGTTCTCAGAGCTGGTTCACTTGAGGCAGCTTTGGTGGCAGAAAGACGATACCATGATACCATGAAGGTAGCTGGGAGCTTCCCACCTTTCTCCTACCCTCATCCTGCTCCAAAACCACGCACAGACCTTCGAGACGTTTCTCCAGGCTTTTGACGCAACCCACCAAGCTGAACATCAGTGCCTGGAGCTGGGTCCTCGCCTCAGTGAAGGGCAACTTGAAGAGATCAAAAGTTGAGCAACAGGCCtcttcctggagctgcagtgtGGCCTTGCTGTCATTGTCATGTAGGCTCAAGGAGACCACCCCACGCTCCAAGGCCTCCCTGTGTGGGCAGAAGAGTAGGGTGAGGCAAGGGTCTCCAAGCACCTCCACAGAGGAGCCTGAGTACCTGCAGCCGGTCATCAGGCCTGAGCACCCACCTGAGCTTTGTGCTGTGGTCCTCTGACAGGCACAGCGTGCTCTGAGATGTCTGAAAACAAAGAGCACTGCCTGAAAGGAAGGGGCCTTCCACACCTCCCTTCCCTAGGACACAGATTCAGGTCCCCATCACCTCCCCAGCTCCCAGCCACGGCCTTCCCCACCTCCCCGGACCCCACTCACCTTCTGGCACCCCACCCAGGGCCTTCCCCACCTCCCCGGACCCCAACCCACCTCCGTGCCCACCCAAGGCCTCTCCACCTCCCTGGCCCCCAACCTGCCtcctcagcccccacccaagACCTTCCCCACCTCTCCAGGCCCCCAGCCTGCTTCCCTATCCTCCCAACCCACCTCCTGGCCCCCTCCAGGGTCCCCAACCCACCTCCCCGGACCCCAACCCACCTCCTGCCTCCTCAATgggcttccccacctccctgGACACCCAACCCACCTCCTgacccccacccagggcccccAATCTGCCTCCCTGGACCCCAACACACctcctggcccccacctgggatCTTCCCCATCTCCCCGGACCCCCAACCCACCTCCTGACCCCGCCCAGGgccttccccacctccccagaCCTCCAACCTACCTCCTGGCACCCCAAGGGCCCCCAACCTACCTCCCCAGACCCCAACCTATCTCCCGGCCCCCCAAGAGCCCCCAATCCACCTCCCCAGACCAACCTACCTCCTGGCCCCCAGCCAGGACCTTCCTCACCTCCCAGGACCTCCAAACTACCTCATGGCCCCCCCAGGGCCTTCCACACCTCCCTGGACCCCAACCCACCTCCATGCCCACCCAaggcctcctccacctccccagactccaacctgcctccccagctcccacccagggccttccccacctccctggaCCCCaacccacctcctggcaccccactcAGGGCTTTCTGCACCTCCCCGGACCACCAACCTGCCTCCCGGCCCCCCACCCAGCATCTTTCCTCACCTCCCCAGGCCCCCAACCCACCTCCGTGCCCCCTCACCCAGGGCCTTCCCCACCTCCCCGGACCCCAACCCACCTCCGTGCCCACCCAAGGCCTCTCCACCTCCCtggcccccaacctgccccctcAGCCCCCACCCAGGACCTTCCCCACCTCCCCGGGCCCCAGCCTGCTTCCCTATCCCCCCAACCCACCTCCCAGCCCCCCTCCAGGGCCTTCCCCGCCCTCACAGAGGCTCCGCGGCCCCGGTACCTACGCGGccgagcggcgggcgggcggcgagctCCCCGGCCCAGATCTCCTGCCCGTCGGTGACACTGCGGGGGCAGCACAGGCTGCGGCGGCCGCCGGAGGGCAGCCATCCGCCCCGGCGCGGCCTGCCTGCCCCACgggagcccgcggggccccgctcccccgctcccccgcccggccccggccccggccccggccccggccccgctccgcccgcacTCACTACACGGtgacgccggggccggggccggggccggggcggcagtAGCAGAGGTAGCGGAGCGGCCCCGCGAGCAGGACGCGGAacggccccgccggctccgccatggcggcggcggaaGGGGCAGGGCCCGCCGGGCGGAGCAGGCCGCGACCCCGCGGCGGGGCCTCAGCGTCTGTGAGCGCCACCGCGGGGCCTcgaggcggccgccccggcctcccccggcccccggcccgccggcaggtggcgctgcggcggcgccgcCATGGTGAACCTGGGGCTCCGCCGGGTGGAGGACAGCGTCGCCGCCAAGCACCCGGTGGGTacgggccgcggccccggcgggcgccgggagcggggggcggcggggggcagcggcggagcggtgctggtgccggtgccgccgccccccgccggccttGACGCTGTCCTTGCAGGCGCTGCAGCAGTACGCGGCCTGCCAGTCCCACGCCTTCGTCAAGGGCATCGGCACCTTCGTGGCAGGTACGGcccgaccccgccgccgcccttccCCTTCCGGGCCCGCGGCCTCCtcggggcaggggctggctggggcagcgcggggcccgtCGGGAGAGAAGGGGCCGAAACTCGCGCCCCTGCGGGAGTCGGGGCCCTCGCTGGGACGCGCCATCCTGCTCCCCCAAAGGGCAGCCGGGCTCCTGCTAGGCCACAGCGAGCAACGGCGGGTGGCAGCACGCCCGGGGTGACGGGGAGAGGTGTTAAACGCATGCTGCCCTTCGCGCGGCCTGGCAGACCCAGCCCTTGCCCCTGCGCTGCCCTTCAGCTACAGCCGGAGGCTTCGTCTGCTAACTGCTCCTGGGGGCCTTGGTTTTCCCAGGCACTGGCGCGGCTTTCGCCCTGCAGAAGCTGCTGAACAGGAAGCTGCCGTACAGCCTGCAGTGGAACCTGCTGCTGTCCGTGGGTGAGTGCTCCCCGCCTGGGcctgcccccccggagcccccgcTCCCTGGGACCCGCCTGCAGGACCAGCCGGCCTCACAGCGTGTGCAGCCTCAGCAGCACGTTTTCCACAGCAGGAATAGGGCAGCGTTTGCAGGCACAAGGGCTGTTCGACCTTGATCTGGGAGAGTTTTTTCTCTGACGTGTTTTGAATTCTTGCTCCTGCTCTCCAAGGCCCTGGGAGGCTCACAGACTGCTTGCAGGCAGCCCAGAAGCTGGCAGGTGTTTTCCCCACTGCTCTCTTTAGCAAATAACTTTGCTACCAGGGCTGCTGGGAAGATGTGCACGTCTTGTTCTCTTCAGTTGCAGGATCTATTGCCAGCTATGTGGTAACCAGAGCTGAGACACAGAAATGCTCTGACTTCTGGATTTTTCTGGAGACAGGCAAGTCCCCACAGGACCATGCCATAGCTGACAGGATGTCTCAGCCCCCAGGTATCTTTcacatctctctctgctgctttccctaGGCTTCtgcctgtttcttttctgctacAAGTCTTTGCTGTCCTGTGTCTTAACTAAGCTGGTGACTGTTCCAGTCTTTGCCAGAACCCCTATGTAAATTCTGTGCTGGcaccctgcagctgagggacATATTTTTGTGCAAACGGAGAAGTCCTCTGGGGTAGCAGGAGCATTAGGGCAgccagagctcccttcccagtCCTGCTGCTCTTGTGTCTCTCAGTGCTCTGGGCCTGTCGCCTGCTGTGCGGGTACCTGAACAGGGCTGGGTGGCATCTGCGATGGGTGCTCACATCTGCTTTCTGGCCTGCCCCTGCGTGGGTGAATTCATCGAAACCAACGTGAAGCGATTTTGGTTTactggagggggaagaggagggcaggggaTGGAGCGACCTGTCCACATTAATGCTTGAGTCAGGCTGCTCAGCATGGAGGGCAGAGCGGGTGGGGATGCTAGGACAGGCATGTTCCCATAGTtgcctgctgctttctcctctggGTGTTGTGAGCTATCAGGGCTGGGCTAAACTGAAGAAGCTTTAAACTTCCCTAAGGCCTTGTAGTTCTCTACCCACCCCTGGAAAATGCAGGAGTATAGTTTGGGGTCCAAGGAGCTTGTTCTTGTCTGTTGCAGAAAATCTGCCCAGCCCAGAGGGCAGAGAAACTGTGGCACCGCCAGTGAGGAGGAACAAGTATGGAGATGTTGTGGAGTAGCCAGTGGAGCATGCAGTACCACGCCTGTGTCTTGCTGCAGCTTTGTCTTCATCTCTTCCCACCTGCACAGCCTGCCACTGCCTGTGAGACTGGTGGGGGTTGTAGTACTGCCCCCATGAGTTCAGATGAGTCAAACGTGCGATGAGAGTGTGGTGGAGATGAGATTGCCACCCTCCCAGGTGGCCTCTGTGAGCATCAGACATGAGGAATGCAATAAAAATCCAGAGCTGAAAGTGCACACTGTGAATGAAGTGAAGGCTCaagatgagaaaggaagagctggGGCGTGGGGGGTAAATGCTGCCTTGAGACAGCCCCTGCAATAAATGGTGGGACAGAAAGATCCAGTCCCTCCGAGGCTGTCAGACCAGAGTCTTAACCCAACGGCACCAGGCTGTGAAATGCCTCTGGACATGGACGGATTTGGGCTAAGCTGTGAGGGGACAGAGGTGTTGCCATGTGTTTCCTGTTTACTGAATGTAGTCAGTCATAATCTTCTGTGTCTTCCACAACAGCAAGGCCTAAATGGAGATGGTCTGAGCCCTTCAGCAGTGCTGCCTCTAGGAGCGTCATCTCTACCTACACAAAGGGAGCAGATGTGTGTGCGTGTCCAGACCCCAATCTGTGCAGTGCCCGTCTCTCTTGCTTTTAGTGCACGTCACCCGGACAGAATCTCAGACTCTTGATCCTAATCTCTAACCAGCCAGGAAGGGAAAGGTACTGCCTTGACTCTCAAAACATCCAGAGAGGCATGTGGGAAGACTGATATTCTCTTACTCAATTTATTCCTAATAGCAAACCCCAAGCCATGACTAGAGCAAACTGGCTGCTCTTGGTGGATGTCTAGCTCCAATTCAACTGCAGCTGAATTTCTTAGATGGGGAAATCCAGCCTGGGTTTTGGAGGGAAGAACAGTTTCTTAGAACAGAAAGCAGCTGTTCAGCTTCAAAGGGAGaacagaaatgctgctttttgttttcattttgtttcattgctgGCTTCTAGCCACATGAGGGAGCTCCCGTgttgaggagaggagaggcaaggCCTGGGAAGGAAACTGGTTTTAGGGGTTCAGACCATCGTTTGAACTGGAATCAGATATGCCCCTCTACAGAGAGGTGGGGGAGCAACCATTGGAATGGCTAGAACTAAAGTAGCTGCAAGAAAAGGGTAGGTTAAGGAAAGTGCAGCGTTATAGGAGCTCCGTTAGAACAAAGGAAAGAACTCAGTAAGTGAGCAAACATCAGGAGTGGAGTTTGTACTGTCTgcaagagcagggaggggagctaGAAACCACAAAACTTACTAAAAGTGTTCTTCTCATGGAGCATATGGAGGAAGGTGGCGGGGGTTGTTTCCAGATGGGGTTGACAAGTTATGACTGGCCCTACGTGATTTCCCTATCATTCAATGAATCCTGGGTTTATTCTGTGAACTGCAAGGCCTGTGACTGCGCTAACAAATTGCTGAAGCCCTTTGGGCTGTCGTTCTGCTCCATTTGGGTACCAAAATAGTTTCCCTTCAGACCAGAGGCTCcctaaatgttttcctttgtctgAGACACTGTGGTCATGAATGCAAAAGTGAATGTGATGGACAGACTGTAACCTGAGTGCTGCTGGCTCACATCTTTGGGGTGACTGCTCTAGTGCATGGGAAACATGAACTTTTCAGCTATGGTTGGCTGAAATACTCTCTTCTGTTTCCAGGTGGGCTTGAATCTAGAGGAGGGTTTCAAACCTAACTTTTTCCATCTTGGGGGGTTCTGCAGACTTGTAGAGC includes these proteins:
- the PAXX gene encoding protein PAXX isoform X8, encoding MAEPAGPFRVLLAGPLRYLCYCRPGPGPGPGVTVYVTDGQEIWAGELAARPPLGRTSQSTLCLSEDHSTKLREALERGVVSLSLHDNDSKATLQLQEEACCSTFDLFKLPFTEARTQLQALMFSLQWALWGLHAVLRRTLSGASSCSCQIRAPGRTEVLAQLCQPRGESQESLSLTLVSKARRHHLEWTLKIPDLCCPIPLMSVLQGGF
- the PAXX gene encoding protein PAXX isoform X6 is translated as MAEPAGPFRVLLAGPLRYLCYCRPGPGPGPGVTVYVTDGQEIWAGELAARPPLGRTSQSTLCLSEDHSTKLREALERGVVSLSLHDNDSKATLQLQEEACCSTFDLFKLPFTEARTQLQALMFSLQQWALWGLHAVLRRTLSGASSCSCQIRAPGRTEVLAQLCQPRGESQESLSLTLVSKARRHHLEWTLKIPDLCCPIPLMSVLQGGF
- the PAXX gene encoding protein PAXX isoform X3, whose product is MAEPAGPFRVLLAGPLRYLCYCRPGPGPGPGVTVYVTDGQEIWAGELAARPPLGRTSQSTLCLSEDHSTKLREALERGVVSLSLHDNDSKATLQLQEEACCSTFDLFKLPFTEARTQLQALMFSLVGCVKSLEKRLEAAVGTLGSSCSPEKNTVRSQQLFMPDPSPRKNRGASSTLPAKRRVPGESLINPGFKSLRPSLHPLLARRHHLEWTLKIPDLCCPIPLMSVLQGGF
- the PAXX gene encoding protein PAXX isoform X1 — protein: MAEPAGPFRVLLAGPLRYLCYCRPGPGPGPGVTVYVTDGQEIWAGELAARPPLGRTSQSTLCLSEDHSTKLREALERGVVSLSLHDNDSKATLQLQEEACCSTFDLFKLPFTEARTQLQALMFSLVGCVKSLEKRLEAAVGTLGSSCSPEKNTVRSQQLFMPADPSPRKNRGASSTLPAKRRVPGESLINPGFKSLRPSLHPLLARRHHLEWTLKIPDLCCPIPLMSVLQGGF
- the PAXX gene encoding protein PAXX isoform X5; its protein translation is MAEPAGPFRVLLAGPLRYLCYCRPGPGPGPGVTVYVTDGQEIWAGELAARPPLGRTSQSTLCLSEDHSTKLREALERGVVSLSLHDNDSKATLQLQEEACCSTFDLFKLPFTEARTQLQALMFSLQQWALWGLHAVLRRTLSGASSCSCQQIRAPGRTEVLAQLCQPRGESQESLSLTLVSKARRHHLEWTLKIPDLCCPIPLMSVLQGGF
- the PAXX gene encoding protein PAXX isoform X7 — translated: MAEPAGPFRVLLAGPLRYLCYCRPGPGPGPGVTVYVTDGQEIWAGELAARPPLGRTSQSTLCLSEDHSTKLREALERGVVSLSLHDNDSKATLQLQEEACCSTFDLFKLPFTEARTQLQALMFSLQWALWGLHAVLRRTLSGASSCSCQQIRAPGRTEVLAQLCQPRGESQESLSLTLVSKARRHHLEWTLKIPDLCCPIPLMSVLQGGF
- the PAXX gene encoding protein PAXX isoform X4, translated to MAEPAGPFRVLLAGPLRYLCYCRPGPGPGPGVTVYVTDGQEIWAGELAARPPLGRTSQSTLCLSEDHSTKLREALERGVVSLSLHDNDSKATLQLQEEACCSTFDLFKLPFTEARTQLQALMFSLVGCVKSLEKRLEAVGTLGSSCSPEKNTVRSQQLFMPDPSPRKNRGASSTLPAKRRVPGESLINPGFKSLRPSLHPLLARRHHLEWTLKIPDLCCPIPLMSVLQGGF
- the PAXX gene encoding protein PAXX isoform X2, encoding MAEPAGPFRVLLAGPLRYLCYCRPGPGPGPGVTVYVTDGQEIWAGELAARPPLGRTSQSTLCLSEDHSTKLREALERGVVSLSLHDNDSKATLQLQEEACCSTFDLFKLPFTEARTQLQALMFSLVGCVKSLEKRLEAVGTLGSSCSPEKNTVRSQQLFMPADPSPRKNRGASSTLPAKRRVPGESLINPGFKSLRPSLHPLLARRHHLEWTLKIPDLCCPIPLMSVLQGGF
- the PAXX gene encoding protein PAXX isoform X12, with the translated sequence MAEPAGPFRVLLAGPLRYLCYCRPGPGPGPGVTVYVTDGQEIWAGELAARPPLGRTSQSTLCLSEDHSTKLREALERGVVSLSLHDNDSKATLQLQEEACCSTFDLFKLPFTEARTQLQALMFSLVGCVKSLEKRLEAVGTLGSSCSPEKNTVRSQQLFMPDPSPRKNRGASSTLPAKRRVPGESLINPGFKSKKAPSGVDFEDS
- the PAXX gene encoding protein PAXX isoform X9 produces the protein MAEPAGPFRVLLAGPLRYLCYCRPGPGPGPGVTVYVTDGQEIWAGELAARPPLGRTSQSTLCLSEDHSTKLREALERGVVSLSLHDNDSKATLQLQEEACCSTFDLFKLPFTEARTQLQALMFSLVGCVKSLEKRLEAAVGTLGSSCSPEKNTVRSQQLFMPADPSPRKNRGASSTLPAKRRVPGESLINPGFKSKKAPSGVDFEDS
- the PAXX gene encoding protein PAXX isoform X11 yields the protein MAEPAGPFRVLLAGPLRYLCYCRPGPGPGPGVTVYVTDGQEIWAGELAARPPLGRTSQSTLCLSEDHSTKLREALERGVVSLSLHDNDSKATLQLQEEACCSTFDLFKLPFTEARTQLQALMFSLVGCVKSLEKRLEAAVGTLGSSCSPEKNTVRSQQLFMPDPSPRKNRGASSTLPAKRRVPGESLINPGFKSKKAPSGVDFEDS
- the PAXX gene encoding protein PAXX isoform X10, which translates into the protein MAEPAGPFRVLLAGPLRYLCYCRPGPGPGPGVTVYVTDGQEIWAGELAARPPLGRTSQSTLCLSEDHSTKLREALERGVVSLSLHDNDSKATLQLQEEACCSTFDLFKLPFTEARTQLQALMFSLVGCVKSLEKRLEAVGTLGSSCSPEKNTVRSQQLFMPADPSPRKNRGASSTLPAKRRVPGESLINPGFKSKKAPSGVDFEDS
- the PAXX gene encoding protein PAXX isoform X16, whose translation is MAEPAGPFRVLLAGPLRYLCYCRPGPGPGPGVTVYVTDGQEIWAGELAARPPLGRTSQSTLCLSEDHSTKLREALERGVVSLSLHDNDSKATLQLQEEACCSTFDLFKLPFTEARTQLQALMFSLQWALWGLHAVLRRTLSGASSCSCQIRAPGRTEVLAQLCQPRGESQESLSLTLVSKACDHPSIPF
- the PAXX gene encoding protein PAXX isoform X14 yields the protein MAEPAGPFRVLLAGPLRYLCYCRPGPGPGPGVTVYVTDGQEIWAGELAARPPLGRTSQSTLCLSEDHSTKLREALERGVVSLSLHDNDSKATLQLQEEACCSTFDLFKLPFTEARTQLQALMFSLQQWALWGLHAVLRRTLSGASSCSCQIRAPGRTEVLAQLCQPRGESQESLSLTLVSKACDHPSIPF
- the PAXX gene encoding protein PAXX isoform X13 translates to MAEPAGPFRVLLAGPLRYLCYCRPGPGPGPGVTVYVTDGQEIWAGELAARPPLGRTSQSTLCLSEDHSTKLREALERGVVSLSLHDNDSKATLQLQEEACCSTFDLFKLPFTEARTQLQALMFSLQQWALWGLHAVLRRTLSGASSCSCQQIRAPGRTEVLAQLCQPRGESQESLSLTLVSKACDHPSIPF
- the PAXX gene encoding protein PAXX isoform X15, with protein sequence MAEPAGPFRVLLAGPLRYLCYCRPGPGPGPGVTVYVTDGQEIWAGELAARPPLGRTSQSTLCLSEDHSTKLREALERGVVSLSLHDNDSKATLQLQEEACCSTFDLFKLPFTEARTQLQALMFSLQWALWGLHAVLRRTLSGASSCSCQQIRAPGRTEVLAQLCQPRGESQESLSLTLVSKACDHPSIPF
- the TMEM141 gene encoding transmembrane protein 141, whose amino-acid sequence is MVNLGLRRVEDSVAAKHPALQQYAACQSHAFVKGIGTFVAGTGAAFALQKLLNRKLPYSLQWNLLLSVVAGSIASYVVTRAETQKCSDFWIFLETGKSPQDHAIADRMSQPPENLPSPEGRETVAPPVRRNKYGDVVE